In Montipora capricornis isolate CH-2021 chromosome 4, ASM3666992v2, whole genome shotgun sequence, a single genomic region encodes these proteins:
- the LOC138046968 gene encoding uncharacterized protein, with translation MKNGDVFWFVCRRKCTRLFITIVLLMLIVFTTMHLKDITVSKSSDNEYPKKTGEFDHQIEQATASLRSFAKSNHSTTATGYGNTKQELRNTELDSAKTEQDEAVCLSWCQRKMTPNGVFFLSAVLLVRIYATDRAKLSTRELIQWLYYLSYAGFEHVFVYDSYVFKNESQKDALGFLIKRGFVTYVDWSHNAFPYSVSGTQESAYQHCLDNYGNKSLWQASIDIDEYPFCPPDVKPNFMQRFIANFSSENPDVAQITMQNFLFLGKPLDEIKNPLLIDRLRRRTHGVSNDLVKPIYRTADVMKAGIHHHDLRDGESQDADHRRIRLNHYWGARLQNWGEDTPEILAKTRPDDSIQEIVDSLLRCDTACLPNSSIIYKFRLN, from the coding sequence ATGAAGAACGGAGACGTattttggtttgtttgcagacgaAAATGTACGAGGCTATTCATCACGATTGTTTTGCTTATGTTGATAGTCTTCACAACAATGCACTTAAAAGACATCACGGTGAGCAAATCTTCGGACAATGAATATCCGAAAAAAACCGGCGAATTCGATCATCAAATCGAACAAGCAACTGCATCATTGAGGAGCTTCGCTAAAAGCAACCACAGCACAACTGCAACAGGGTATGGAAATACCAAGCAGGAACTTAGAAACACTGAACTTGATTCTGCGAAAACTGAACAAGATGAAGCCGTTTGCTTAAGCTGGTGCCAAAGAAAAATGACCCCAAACGGTGTTTTCTTCCTAAGTGCAGTTTTACTTGTGCGCATCTACGCTACAGATCGCGCTAAACTTAGCACCCGAGAACTGATACAATGGTTATACTACCTTAGCTACGCAGGCTTCGAACACGTCTTTGTATATGACTCGTACGTTTTTAAGAATGAATCACAAAAAGACGCATTGGGTTTCCTCATAAAGCGCGGTTTTGTAACGTATGTTGATTGGAGTCATAATGCGTTTCCGTACAGCGTTTCTGGAACACAAGAAAGCGCCTATCAACACTGCCTCGACAACTATGGTAACAAGTCTCTTTGGCAAGCCAGTATTGACATCGACGAATACCCGTTTTGCCCTCCGGATGTTAAACCAAACTTCATGCAGCGTTTCATTGCTAATTTCTCGAGCGAAAATCCAGACGTTGCGCAAATAACTatgcaaaatttcttgtttCTTGGGAAGCCATTGGACGAGATTAAAAACCCTCTACTAATCGACCGCTTAAGGCGAAGGACCCATGGTGTTTCTAACGATTTAGTCAAACCCATCTATCGTACCGCGGATGTGATGAAAGCCGGTATACACCATCATGACTTGAGAGATGGAGAGTCTCAAGATGCTGATCACCGAAGGATTCGGTTAAATCACTATTGGGGAGCAAGACTTCAAAACTGGGGCGAAGATACGCCAGAAATTCTCGCAAAAACCAGACCCGACGACTCGATACAAGAAATTGTTGACAGTCTCTTGAGGTGCGATACCGCATGCTTGCCGAACTCATCTATAATTTACAAGTTCCGATTGAATTga